The following DNA comes from Saccopteryx leptura isolate mSacLep1 chromosome 7, mSacLep1_pri_phased_curated, whole genome shotgun sequence.
AGCCCCGCCCCGCCTCACCCGCGCCCAGCCAGGCCGGCGGCATAGCCCTCTCCGGCCCTCTCAGGCTGGTTCCCGGGCTGCACTCGGTTCTAGAACTTTCCGGAAAGGGCCGCGCTTTCTGCGAGTCAAGGGTCAAGTTGCGTCATTTCCGGAAGGGGGCGAAGCGATAGTACTTTCACCTGGGCAGGCGACATAGAAAAGCCTAGAAAGAGCTCCTCTTTTCTTCCGCCTCCCGGTCGTCGCGTCAGTCGCGGGCGCAGAGCCCTCGGGACGAATCGCGGCGGACGCCGCCGCAGCCGCCCTTTCTCGCGGGGAGGGGCGCGTGGCGGGGGCGAGCGCGCCTGCGCGCTGGGCGGCCTTTTTCCAAGTTCACGTGTCCAGCGAGCCGGACTGTAGTCTCCTTGCAGCCTCAGCGCGAGCGCAGACTACGAGCGACCGGAGTCATGGTGAGTCCCGCGTGGGCTGGAGGCCCGCGGTCCCCGGCAGGCGTGAGGCGGGTGGTTCTCGTTTAGAGTGAGAGGGTAGGGGTCACTCAGGGACCCGCACCTGCACGGAATCCGGAGAAGCCAGGACCCTCCTGACCTTTTTCTCGCAGGCGCCCGTGGCCGAGGGGGCGGGAACCCGGCCGCAGCGCGCGCTGCCGACGCGCTTTCCCCTGCAGGGCCTTTGTAAGTGTGTAACGTGGTCAAGAAAGCATGGGTGGTCTTGGGCGGAGTGTTTGCTGAAAATGCCCTGAAAAAGCTAAGGAAGGAGAATATTTGACCTTGGAATAAAATAGGGTTGCCTTTAAAGATCGTCTGGTTGCTGATCAGAGGAGCAGAAACGACCCCCAGCGTGCATGGGGAAGGGGGATCTAACTCGGAATATAGAGCAGAATGTTCTAAGGGGTTTCCTGAACGAATAATCCGAGTTAGGGGTGTTACCTTCGAAACCACACGTGGTGTTTGATATGTAACGTTTACGATGGTATTGCCTGTGTAGAATATAATCACATACTGCTTTTTTGTTTCATATCAAACATTCCTCTTCCTACAGGCGGGACAGGCGTTTAGAAAGTTTCTTCCCCTCTTTGACCGAGTACTAGTTGAAAGGAGTGCTGCGGAAACTGTAACCAAAGGCGGCATTATGCTTCCAGAAAAATCTCAAGGAAAAGTATTGCAAGCAACAGTAGTAGCTGTTGGAGCGGGCTCCAAAGGAAAGGTAAATGAGAGCTGGAATGGAACTATTTGTTTTATGTGAagtggagggagaaaagaaattgTGGGTTATTAAAAGTAGTCTTTTAAATAGCTTGTATTATTTTCAGATCATTTCTCTGGTTCAATCACGTGTATTCTGACTCTTTTACGAAAAGGATTGTAAAATAAAGTTGCTCATTTTATATGATGGAGACTTCGAGAATATTAAACTAATAGCCATTTGGTAGTCTAGTATGGCCATTGTTCAAATTCTGATATTtttgataaaacaaaaaattatgctTGCAGGTAATAGGTGAGGGCTTTTGAGAATTAGTCTGatctgttaacttttttttttttaccttacttGGCGTACCTATGAAAAGAACAGGTTGGACTATCCTTCAATTAACGGGTTGGACCTCAAACTCGACTAAAAGTGTCAGCCAGAATAGGCAGTTAATGCCCTGGGAGGCAAGAATGTTAATTGTATTGTTGCAGCTACCTCTAAGAAGCTCTAGCAAGAAGCCAGGAGTTAGGGAGCCTTCCATTTTTGTAGTTAAACATGACTGTACATACATGGTTTTAAAAACTGGTTTATTTCACACAGTCCATAGGTTATGTTAatatttaaccatttaaaaattagcTAAAGTTAGCTTTTCCTGTGTAACTTCTTGAACTTTTACACTGAAATCAGGGTTTTTTCTAACAGTTGATCTGAGTGAGCACGTTTGATTAACAGAAGGTAGGTGTAAATATTTGGTGAGCTCTATATCTTTGCTAATAAATATCCCGATTTTCTTAAGGGTGGAGAGATTCAACCAGTTAGTGTGAAAGTTGGAGATAAAGTTCTTCTTCCAGAATATGGAGGCACCAAAGTGGTTCTAGACGACAAGGTGTGTAAGCTTAagcttaatgtatttttttttaacttaataattttaaaagttaagtgTTTGCTATATTTTTCTTAACTAATGGCTTCTCTATTTGCAGGATTATTTCTTATTTAGAGATGGTGATATTCTTGGAAAGTATGTAGACTGAAATAGTCACTGTTGAAATGGCATCGTGTGAAGCTGCCCATTCCATTGAAGCTCTGAAATCTTTCATCATGTAAATAATTTCTGtcacttttataataaactaatGATACCCAAACTCTGATGACATCCAGTGTCTCTTACAATTTAGTTTCACTGTACTGATATaaacatttccaaataaaaaaatataagtaaatggtcatttttttattttttttattttttttttaaagtgagaggtgggaaggctgagacagactttcacatgagccctgactagTATCCGCCcgacaagccccctaccaggtgatgctttgcCTGTCTGGGCCATTGCTACATTGCTTGACatcagagctattttagcacggAGGCAAACcaatagagtcatcctcagcgtctgggccaactttgctccaaccatTCAAGCTGTGGctgtgagagtaagggagagagtgagatagggggaggggtgcagaaacagatggttgcctcctgtgtaccctgaccaggaattgaacccaagacctccacacactaggctgatgctctactgctgagccaaccagccagggccagtcaaTTTTTGTTTAATGATTTAAGTTGGTCTTAGGGTTCTCTAGTTGATGCTTTTATTCTGCAGAGAATTCTGGGAAACAAGGCTTTCAATTTTCACATTGAA
Coding sequences within:
- the LOC136378931 gene encoding 10 kDa heat shock protein, mitochondrial isoform X2, translated to MAGQAFRKFLPLFDRVLVERSAAETVTKGGIMLPEKSQGKVLQATVVAVGAGSKGKGGEIQPVSVKVGDKVLLPEYGGTKVVLDDKDYFLFRDGDILGKYVD